One Ictalurus furcatus strain D&B chromosome 22, Billie_1.0, whole genome shotgun sequence genomic window, aagggagaaaccccccaaaacaaacaacaactgaatgAGGCTGCAATAACAGCCTggaagcatcacaaaagaagaaaccaacaatttggtagTCAGTGTGTTGCAGGCTTGatgtagttattgcaagcaagggatatgtaaccaaatattaagtgttctttacttcaagacttatctgttcctatacttttgctcgcctaaaaatcagctgatacaaaaggttgtatgttttatgttgtttaacacatctagatgtaaataccaggaaataaatgctgaaatcctaaactcttgtctcatatccatcttttgatctcaaacccaaatgtcttgggtgcatagcacaaacaaattaattggccttgccgttgcAGTAGATTCGGAGGGAACTGTATATTATAGGACGTGGTAGCTCAGGAGTTAACATTCTTAGCTGATTGGAAGAGTCTCCTTCTGTGAGACTGGGCGATTCTTGGTGAAACTGTATTAGACCAACTTGCAAGACGACATTACAGGAAACAAGCTAAATTGCGTTGTGACTTTAAATGAGATATGCGGTATACGATTGTGTTGACAGGGTCTTGAGGCGATGTCCTCAGGGATTAAGGAGGCCATGTGGAGCCCTTCCTCTGCGTGTGGGATGAGCACCCCAAGCAGCTCCAGAGGAATGTCCCCCACCACCGTCTCTGATCTCTCACACAGTGCCTCCCACTTATTAGGGCGGGTCCCAAGCACACCAGGTCAGGGCGCTGAAGTGCTGttttgtgatgtgtgtatgaaataaatggtgtgtgtgtatgtgtatgtgtatgtgtgtatatatatatatatatatatatatatatattccacagatattaatagatgtgatattcttctgtggaaaaagtaagtacaccctgagccattctttggtagatTTGCTCgcatgcttaggatcattatcctgctgaaaggtccacttttggttcaactttaGAACAGATGGCCtctcattatcttcaagcactctttaatatgatgcagaattcatagatgaatcaatgaatgcaagctgttcagtctgaggcagtgaagcaaccccaaaccataacatttccaccaccatgcttcacagttggtatgagatgcttctcctgaaaagctgcctttggtctgcaccaaacatgtctgctgttactgtggccaaacaactctatctttgattcttctgtccagagcacgttattccaaaaggcctggtcttttaTTATATGcccattggcaaactgtagtcttgcaaaagcTTTtctcctggcacgcctcccatgcaggtcaaatttgtgtaatctctttctgattgtagaagcatgcactttgacaccaacagttgcaagacttactagcagatcctgtgatgagattttggggttcttggagactttttcacaacagatggtctgctcttgggctgaatttgctgggacggccagtcctggacaaattggccaTCATGTCAAATCTGTGTAGATTATTTCCTtatagtggaatgatgtatttcaaataatttggaggtgtttttaaatcccttgccagaatCTTTGGcatccaaaacatttttttgaaggccttacagaactcttaagatcttggcatgatgacaccaaccaaaaaaagccaacaatttccatggggtgtacttattttttcacacttttttcaaaattaagaCGAGTTTGCTTTTAGTGTACAAGGCTGAGTAACGTATATTTCACAGTGGATGGGAAGTGGACTCCATCTGCCTCCACACCCTCAGAGTCCTCCCCTCTCCTATTGCTCTCGGGGGAACTCGAGAACACCGCCCAACCCATCAGCATTACTCTCCCACCCCCTAAGGTATAATATTAAAtggaataattacatttaaattcatGCCATCTATAAGAAATAAGCATGTTGTGAATGATCTGAATTTGATctcttttcatttgaaaatcctTGCATTACATGACCCTGTCCAGACAAGTCAAGAGATTAAAAAAGGCAACCCCACAACTATCAACGGCAAAGGTGAGCATACAGTGTTTTCAGTTTCGGGCAGTCAGTCTTTACTTTTATTGtgatatttcatttattctttttgtgTTTGCATTAAGCTACAGAATATGGACTTCTGTTTCAGAGTAAAAAGTTGTTGTTGCTCTGTGCTGTTTTTCAGGTCCAGGTGATGGTCTTAGTACTTTCTCATTGACTGAGCTCTCTGACTTTGTGAagaggactgagagagagaaagaggacggtgggtgtttaaataaaaacacaggctAATTTTTATGTTTAGTCAAATCGAAGTGTCACTTTAATTGTATACCATTGTATGTAAAATAATCCATTCCTTATATTTATTGTTGAGTGTCCAAGATAATACTAAAAATTGCCTAGGAGCGTTCATCCTTAACAATGATGTAACAATGTCTCGTTCTATGGGTATGAGTGACTATGCTGTTTGAAAACATGCCAATGCACTCTTTCCTTTACTAATCATTTTTTACCATCTATGATCATTGAAGCCCTTACAGTTTAGATGGGTTGTTTCAAGAAGCATATTAAATCTCAAAGCTGAATTCATTGCCAATTTAAAGAAACCTTGTCACTGTCCAGTTGAAGCACAGTTGTAGGTTGAGAAAATgtttgtagtagtaataatattttttattcatctttcACCACTGTTACACTTCAGATGCCATAACAGCAGAGTTGCTGACACTAACCCAGGGCAAACTCGATCCGCTCCCCACACCAGCCCCGGACTTGTCCTTCTCCAGCACCACTGACACACCCCTCCCCTTAAACCCCAGCATTTATAATCTGGCCTCCACCCCAGACAGGGCAGTGAACACCACTAAAGGAGCAGATCAGCAGCCTTCCTGGAACTTGTGGCCGTGTTTCACTCCCATAGAGAACTCCTTGAGCCCTTCTGCAGCTGATGACGTCTCCTTGGAGCTGTTTAAGGGCTCGTTTCCCTACGAGAATCTCTTCGACCTGGCCTTGCCCAAGTTAGCCTCTCTGTTTGTGGAGAGGAGGACCGCCGAATCTCAGCAGAAGCTGGCTGGCagagaggaggtggaggtgggggATCTATCTGCCACGTCCCCTCTAGAGGTGCTGGATCGCCTCATTCAGCAAGGTCACGACCTTCATGAAAAACTGTTAAAGAGGTAAATGGGCTTATAGGAGTCTTTCTTATGGATCCAGATTAATGAATCCGGGTTCATATAAATGAAATCGCAATGATATTTTATGTCTTTTCAGATCTCCTTCCTCATCAAACCCCTTGGCTGAGTCACACTGTGGAGGTAAACAGCATAGCACTAAAGGAAAAggtatatagtaatataatatacacattgACTCTTCAGACTATTATGAAGATCTGTCCTCCAACCTGTCCTGATTTGGATCCTCTCCTGCTTGTCTgtttgtattcatttctttcctcCCTAATTATTTCCTTTAAGTCATTCCTTTAAAATGACTCCACACAAATTGTTTTCCTGAATCTCTGATTTTACTCTAGATATATATGTGGAATAGGGTGTAACAATACACTCGTCacaatttgatttgattcacgATACTGCGCTCATAAATGAATTCTAAGGAAATATGAACAAAATTTGAAGGAAGAAAAATTTAGATTCATCAGGCTCCTCCTGTATAATCAGCAATGCcaaacaatgtgcatttttgtctgtataaataaaaaaaaaaaagtaggtttattattgtaaacaaaacGTGTTACAGTTTcaccatattttaaaaattaataaataaatacatttatgaatTCTCCCCAAATTTTTGATTGAATTAAATAAGCAAACTGGGGACTTTGAGAACTTTTCGAATGAAATATAATGAGCGCTGTAGctgaaatagagctccaaagtcggctaaactGGCACCATAGATCACAGAGGTGCGGCGATGGTGTCATTTGAAAACTGCTGAAGAGTTATTTTAACTGTTATAATGTGGTCATGtaagtgtataatgtataatgcgTGTCGGTCATCGTGATCCGGGGCTTTCGGGTCCAGTGTgctctatatatattttactctGCCGGTTGTGCAGATTGGGATCTCCGGTGTTCAAACAGTACACATTTCCGCATATTATTGCACATTTCCATAATGCACATTGTCGCATTTAGCCATGCATTGTGTCACGATGtatcattacacccctaatgTAGAACAGTTATGTAATGGAACATTAAAGAAAGGTTTTGTGCTATTGATGATGGTCTATTTTGCATACGTAGGCTCAGGAGCTCCGGATGAGATGGCACTGTTGCGCAGTCAGCTGCTGCTCCTGCACAACCATCTGCTTTACGAGAGGCATAAAAGAGAGCAGCACGCACTGCGCAACCGCCGCCTACTCCGTCGTGTCATCAACGCCACTGCGCTGGAGGAGCAGAACATCTCCATGGTGAAGAAGCTCAGTGTTACacatgtttaaaattaaataaatatatgcaaattgAAGGGATTGATTCATTTCACTTATATACATATGACTGGTGAACCCCCTTTTGTGTAGAATCATTTTTGCGAAAGAAAGTCTTTTACGGCGTTCTTGTTAGTTTATCAACTGATGAGTATCACATTGGATCTCTCCATGCTGGTAAATTATCAAGCGTTTGTGTGTGGTGATGTTGCAGAAGGCCCAGCTGCGGCTGCAGGAGGTGGAGATCCAGACTCTGCGGGCGAGTCTGCAGAAAGAGCAGGAGCGCTCCAAGCGTCTGCAGCAGGAAGGAGAGGCACAGGTGCAGCAGCTCCACAACCAACTCCAGAAACTCCAGCATGAGAGGAACGACTTCTGTACCAAAACTCAGGAGCTGCAGGTCTGTAcatttcattcaaaaacaacAGGAAAAGCAGATAATCGATCATGTGCCTGAGGTGTTCGTGCCTTTAgggaaattaataaatgaacatgaGTGGTCGCTGTTTGGTGgattggattttaaaaaaaaatgtttggcgATCGTTGAATATGCTTTagaaaaaaagattcaaatagTGAACGTACGTGAATGTGTCTTGGTTCCTCGTTAGAGTGACTTGCAGGAAAGTAAGAAGAGAATGGGTGAGATGGAGGCGGAGCTGCAGAGAGCCAATAACAAAGTGTGCAATACAGGACACCTGCTCAGCCAGCTGTCTATCAAGGTGAGCGGAACATCTGGACTAAAATCAGCTGCATTTGCATAATGCTTAAAGTATTAtgaccttttttatttatttttttttagtaaaaatgCTGTTTAAATTTGCTTCTTCACATCGCAGCTCAACAACAGTGAAAGCCTGGAGCAACAGATGGCCTTCTTGAACAAACAGCTGTTACTGCTGGGCGAAGCCAATAAACTGTGTGTGCAGGAAGTCCAGCATCTTGGACCAGACTCGCATAAAGTAAgcattgttttatgtttttatatatatatatatatatatatataagttgcagtgttcattttattagcaataCACTGACAGAGTTTTAAATCAGTACTTAATGGTTTCTGTCCTGTTGATGTATGAAGTATCAAAATCTTCAACATGTACTAACATATCCTAAATTCACAATTTTGTATCAATCAGTGTGATTGCATCCTTTATGACCAGGACCATCATGCAGGTCAGATCTGACCCAAACAGTATTTACTCACTGATAGATAgatctttattgtcattgcacaAGTGTAGGTACAAAGCAGTGAAATACTCTTTAGCATCTACCAGAAAGTGCATAATAGTAATGCAAATGAGCATTATATACaggggtgcttgaaagtttgtgaaccctctAGAATTtcctatatatctgcataaatatgacctaaaacaacatcagattttcacacttaAGTCTTAAAAGTAGACGAAGAGAACCCAGTttaacaaatgagagaaaaatattatatttggtcatttatttattgaggaaattgatcaaatattacacatctgtgagtagcaaaagtatgtgaacctttgctttcagtatctggcaTGACCCCCTTTgagtagcaataactgcaactaaacgtttcttaATTAAACgtaattttagcccgttcctcagtacagaacagcttcgactctgggatgtcggtgggtttcttcacatgaactgcttgcttcgggtccttccacagcatttctattggattaaggtcaggactttgacttggcctttccaaaacattaactttcttcttctttaaccgttctttggtagaccGACTTGTGtacttagggtcgttgtcttgcagCATGACCTACTTTCTCTTGAAATTCAGAGCACGGACAGATGtcatgacattttcctttagtatTCAGTGGTATATGGCAGAATTCATTGTTACATCAatgattgcaaaaaaaaaaaactcctcgaaatcctgtatggactgtaaAATATGTAAACCATAAGTACATAATGATAATGGCCCTAGATCAGAACCCTGTGCtgtatgttcatttttattttaaaaacattttgtgtgtgtgatttttaggAGCAGAAGATGCTGCAGACGTGTTCCACACGAGAGACCGAACGGTTGAGGCAGAGCTCCATTCAGCAGAGCCAGAGGCTGGAGGCGGCCCAGCAACGCATCACCGACCTGGAGACCCAGCTTACCAAGAAAGAGCACCTCATCCTGGAGCAGAAGAAACTCCtggaaaatgtcaaaaatcAGGCCAAGTACGTGCTTCTCGCTTATCAAAGCATTTCACGTGAGGTTTAAAGTGGTGTAACTATTGGTTATGGATATCATAAGGCTTAACTTTCTTGTACCTCTTGTACCTTGATTGAGTTAGATTCTATCTACTTATTCCAACATTTTTGCTGATGTGTGTTTTGTCCCACAGAGGGCAGCTACAAGCTTCTGAGAACAGGTATCTTGCCCAAAAGCATGTGACTCAGGCGTTACAATCAGAAATGCTCCAGCTGTATAGTCAGCTCGAGCTCGCCAGCCTCTCAAACAGCACACCAGCAAGAGGAGCAGCTGAACCAGGCAGCCCTCAAAACCGGAGGTATGCAGCATACAATCTTTTTAACAagctgtgtaaaaatgtattgtttttacatctttccatccatttttcttCCATCTTCCTTTACCTTGGTATGTGGagctaaccccccccccccccccacacctccCAATTATTAGTATTAACTTGAACTATGGTGCTTTTAACGGATACCAAAATGTCCTTTGAAAGCCTCACATTTGTCAAACTTGATGTATTTCACGTAGGAGCtcctcattttcatttaaaaatacccAAAAAGAGCATTACCGCACCCAAACTAAAACCGCGAAGACAAGCGAattaatctggaatgattgacaacTGCGCGGGTCTTTTGAACTTTCCGATGTTAACTGACACtttggaagccccgccccctttccccTCATCTAACATTAGTAATGTTTTGGCCGCTGCTTTTGTCTCGACTCAGTTTTCCCATGTGAAGGATGCGCTGATGTGGCGCCCTCGCTTTCTATCAAGGCAAAAGGTGAATGTTTTGACTTGGTTAACAAGAAGTATATAGTTAACATAAGTTAACTAtatcattagggatgcacctgAATAATTTGTTCAAAAA contains:
- the tsc1a gene encoding TSC complex subunit 1a isoform X1, which gives rise to MAKDQPNVFELLPLLESTDLHELEQVRSVLQENLSADKGSVLLNGLVDYYLDTSSPQAVDLLSSIREPHDKHLLDKMNECMAKPSGRLSTLTLLGHVVRKQPPWIHKIARFPLLASLLRCLKTESDVVVLITGVLVLVILLPMIQQTSKQLLFEFFDIFGRLAAWNQRNPGHAQGVYAVHLHASVYSFFHRLYGMYPCNFVSYLRAHYSMKENVDTFEEIVKPMLEHVRIHPELVTGTKDYELDPIRWKRFESHDIVIECAKVSLDPKEASCEEGYSFLPDHVPRRLVDSSGSCADLSTHGSSSFTSMATVRQSLSLSLPHLTVTQHPGLSSQTPKQQGLEAMSSGIKEAMWSPSSACGMSTPSSSRGMSPTTVSDLSHSASHLLGRVPSTPVDGKWTPSASTPSESSPLLLLSGELENTAQPISITLPPPKTSQEIKKGNPTTINGKGPGDGLSTFSLTELSDFVKRTEREKEDDAITAELLTLTQGKLDPLPTPAPDLSFSSTTDTPLPLNPSIYNLASTPDRAVNTTKGADQQPSWNLWPCFTPIENSLSPSAADDVSLELFKGSFPYENLFDLALPKLASLFVERRTAESQQKLAGREEVEVGDLSATSPLEVLDRLIQQGHDLHEKLLKRSPSSSNPLAESHCGGKQHSTKGKGSGAPDEMALLRSQLLLLHNHLLYERHKREQHALRNRRLLRRVINATALEEQNISMKAQLRLQEVEIQTLRASLQKEQERSKRLQQEGEAQVQQLHNQLQKLQHERNDFCTKTQELQSDLQESKKRMGEMEAELQRANNKVCNTGHLLSQLSIKLNNSESLEQQMAFLNKQLLLLGEANKLCVQEVQHLGPDSHKEQKMLQTCSTRETERLRQSSIQQSQRLEAAQQRITDLETQLTKKEHLILEQKKLLENVKNQAKGQLQASENRYLAQKHVTQALQSEMLQLYSQLELASLSNSTPARGAAEPGSPQNRRPNGSNTSTSAQTSESGKREETSYACVNGELSPLSPGSLPSTALINGSQEEDLCVLSCNSPLAESFLGMHNQELLKKTKSPYEEEHAHRLHDASSEPAEKRAELTVSQRLAEEEPDLPPVDRHRARTYNIQRRRQQDLHIMDYNETHQEKT
- the tsc1a gene encoding TSC complex subunit 1a isoform X2 — its product is MAKDQPNVFELLPLLESTDLHELEQVRSVLQENLSADKGSVLLNGLVDYYLDTSSPQAVDLLSSIREPHDKHLLDKMNECMAKPSGRLSTLTLLGHVVRKQPPWIHKIARFPLLASLLRCLKTESDVVVLITGVLVLVILLPMIQQTSKQLLFEFFDIFGRLAAWNQRNPGHAQGVYAVHLHASVYSFFHRLYGMYPCNFVSYLRAHYSMKENVDTFEEIVKPMLEHVRIHPELVTGTKDYELDPIRWKRFESHDIVIECAKVSLDPKEASCEEGYSFLPDHVPRRLVDSSGSCADLSTHGSSSFTSMATVRQSLSLSLPHLTVTQHPGLSSQTPKQQGLEAMSSGIKEAMWSPSSACGMSTPSSSRGMSPTTVSDLSHSASHLLGRVPSTPVDGKWTPSASTPSESSPLLLLSGELENTAQPISITLPPPKTSQEIKKGNPTTINGKGPGDGLSTFSLTELSDFVKRTEREKEDDAITAELLTLTQGKLDPLPTPAPDLSFSSTTDTPLPLNPSIYNLASTPDRAVNTTKGADQQPSWNLWPCFTPIENSLSPSAADDVSLELFKGSFPYENLFDLALPKLASLFVERRTAESQQKLAGREEVEVGDLSATSPLEVLDRLIQQGHDLHEKLLKRSPSSSNPLAESHCGGSGAPDEMALLRSQLLLLHNHLLYERHKREQHALRNRRLLRRVINATALEEQNISMKAQLRLQEVEIQTLRASLQKEQERSKRLQQEGEAQVQQLHNQLQKLQHERNDFCTKTQELQSDLQESKKRMGEMEAELQRANNKVCNTGHLLSQLSIKLNNSESLEQQMAFLNKQLLLLGEANKLCVQEVQHLGPDSHKEQKMLQTCSTRETERLRQSSIQQSQRLEAAQQRITDLETQLTKKEHLILEQKKLLENVKNQAKGQLQASENRYLAQKHVTQALQSEMLQLYSQLELASLSNSTPARGAAEPGSPQNRRPNGSNTSTSAQTSESGKREETSYACVNGELSPLSPGSLPSTALINGSQEEDLCVLSCNSPLAESFLGMHNQELLKKTKSPYEEEHAHRLHDASSEPAEKRAELTVSQRLAEEEPDLPPVDRHRARTYNIQRRRQQDLHIMDYNETHQEKT
- the tsc1a gene encoding TSC complex subunit 1a isoform X3; translated protein: MNECMAKPSGRLSTLTLLGHVVRKQPPWIHKIARFPLLASLLRCLKTESDVVVLITGVLVLVILLPMIQQTSKQLLFEFFDIFGRLAAWNQRNPGHAQGVYAVHLHASVYSFFHRLYGMYPCNFVSYLRAHYSMKENVDTFEEIVKPMLEHVRIHPELVTGTKDYELDPIRWKRFESHDIVIECAKVSLDPKEASCEEGYSFLPDHVPRRLVDSSGSCADLSTHGSSSFTSMATVRQSLSLSLPHLTVTQHPGLSSQTPKQQGLEAMSSGIKEAMWSPSSACGMSTPSSSRGMSPTTVSDLSHSASHLLGRVPSTPVDGKWTPSASTPSESSPLLLLSGELENTAQPISITLPPPKTSQEIKKGNPTTINGKGPGDGLSTFSLTELSDFVKRTEREKEDDAITAELLTLTQGKLDPLPTPAPDLSFSSTTDTPLPLNPSIYNLASTPDRAVNTTKGADQQPSWNLWPCFTPIENSLSPSAADDVSLELFKGSFPYENLFDLALPKLASLFVERRTAESQQKLAGREEVEVGDLSATSPLEVLDRLIQQGHDLHEKLLKRSPSSSNPLAESHCGGKQHSTKGKGSGAPDEMALLRSQLLLLHNHLLYERHKREQHALRNRRLLRRVINATALEEQNISMKAQLRLQEVEIQTLRASLQKEQERSKRLQQEGEAQVQQLHNQLQKLQHERNDFCTKTQELQSDLQESKKRMGEMEAELQRANNKVCNTGHLLSQLSIKLNNSESLEQQMAFLNKQLLLLGEANKLCVQEVQHLGPDSHKEQKMLQTCSTRETERLRQSSIQQSQRLEAAQQRITDLETQLTKKEHLILEQKKLLENVKNQAKGQLQASENRYLAQKHVTQALQSEMLQLYSQLELASLSNSTPARGAAEPGSPQNRRPNGSNTSTSAQTSESGKREETSYACVNGELSPLSPGSLPSTALINGSQEEDLCVLSCNSPLAESFLGMHNQELLKKTKSPYEEEHAHRLHDASSEPAEKRAELTVSQRLAEEEPDLPPVDRHRARTYNIQRRRQQDLHIMDYNETHQEKT